The sequence tcattttcagaatctaatCTACTTCGAACGGgtaaaagccttaaggaagtcttgctcctcGTGCCGTTTTATAgtatcttgcaaaaatgggccaAATTTGCAATTAATTTTTTTCCAGaatattctccacaaaattttgcccgattttgtggggaatgtagtgacttcaaatatatgttttacgaccattaattatcatcaatatgaaactacactctcatatatttccattcaatatgaaatttagcaacgttttgtagctaatggtgagatagtaaccccaacatgattctcgatgtaccaaaATACAATACTAAAAAAAACAAGTATCATGGTGGTATTTAAACACGTACAACAGTTCACGTGTGAAGTTATtagttatcctaagatctaaaagtgaaaaattcacctttaaaaatagtaaaatatcacttTCGAAATCTAAACTAattcgaatgggggaaagccttaaggaagtcttgctcgtaacgacgttttctagttatcttgcgaaaattgatgtaatctgcaattaaaaattttttcagaaaattctccacaaaatattGCCCGATTTTTttagggaatgtagtgactttaaatatgtattctgtggccattaattataatcaaaatgaaaatacattctcatatattcgcatttatgaaatttagaaataaaaaataaaaataaggttatgaatctagtgaaATTAAAATAAACGTCTAAAAGtaatcgaacaataaaacaaagacgtaatAAAAGCAtcaacattttgtagctagtggagagatagtagccccaaaatgattcttgatgtatctaaatacaatattaaataaaaacaagtatcatagtgatatttaaacaggcacaacaattcacatgtgaatgtattacttatcctaagatctaaatttgcaaaattcacctttaaaaatagtaaaatgccaTTTTcgtaatctaaactgcttcgaacggtggAATACCTTAAGGAAGCCTTGCTCGTAGCGCCATAgtctagttatcttgtgaaaatgagAGTGATCTGTAATTGAAAATATTTCGGATAATTCTCCACAAATTTTTGCTCAattttgtgaggaatgtagtgacttcaaatatgtgttttatcgccattaattatcatcagcacaaaactacactctcatatattcgtattcaatatgaaatttagaaacaaaaacaaaaataaggttatgaatctagagaaataaaaaaatgaCTAAAAATACCAGAAGAATAAAatgaagacgttataaaagcagcaacgttttgtaactagtggtgagatagtagccctaacatgattttcaatatacctaaatacaatattaaataaaaacaagtatcatagtggtatttaaacaggcacaacagttaacatgtgaatgtattagttatcttaagatctaaaagtgcaaaattcacctttaaaaatactaAAATGAAATTTTCTGaaactaaactgcttcgaacgggagaaAGCCTTAATGAAGCCTCGCTTGTAgtgcgttttctagttatcttgcaaaaatgggcctaatctgcaattgaaatttgTCTGGAAAtttttccacaaaattttgcccgattttgtggggaatttagtgacttcaaattgtgttttgcggccattaattaattattaaaacgaaattacactctcatatattcgcattcaatatgaaatttagaaacaaaaacaaaaataaggttatgaatctagtgaaataaaaaagcggctaaaaatactcgaacaataaaacaaagacgttataaaagcagcaatgttttgtagctagtggtgagatagtagccccaacaagaTTCTCTATGTacataaatacaatattaaataaaaacatgtatcgtagtggtatttaaacagggacAACAGTTTATATGTGAAGGtagtacttatcctaagatctaaaagtgcaaaattcacctttaaaaatattaaaatgtcatttttggaatctaaactgcttcgaacgggggaaagccttgagGAAGTCTTGCACCTAGCGCCGTTTTCTGgtttcttgcgaaaatgggcctaatctgtaaTTGAATATTTTTTGGAAAGTTCTCCACAAAATtttaaccgatttcgtggggaatgtagtgacttcaaatatgtgttttgcggccattaattatcatcaatatgaaactacactctcatatatgcgcattcaatatgaaatttagaaacaaaaataaaaataaggttatgaatctagtgaaataaaaaatcaactaaaaatactcgaataataaaacctAGGCATTATAAAAGCAGCAAAATTCTgttgctagtggtgagatagtagccccaacatgattttcgaagtatctaaatacaatattaagTAAAACCTAGTATTATagaggtatttaaacagacacaacaattcacatgtgaaggtattatttatcctaagatctaaaaatgcaaaattcatctttaaaaattgtataatgtcattttcggaatctaaactaattcaaacgggtgaaagccttaaggaagtcttgctcgtagcaccgttttctagttatcttgcgaaaatgggcctaatctgtcattgaaaatttttcggaaacttCTTCACAAAATGTTGCCCGATTTTGtaaggaatgtagtgacttcaaatatgtgttttgcgaccattaattatcatcaaaatgaaactacactctcatatattcgcattcaatatgaaatttagaaacaaaaacaaaaataaggttatgcatctagagaaataaaaaagcggctaaaaatactcgaacaataaaaccaagacgttataaaagcagcaacgttttgtagctagtgatgagatagtagccccaacatgattctcgatgtacttaaatacaattaatattaattaaaagcaagtatcatagtggtattaaaACAGGCACAACATTTCACATctaaaggtattacttatcctaagatctaaaagtgcaaaaattcacctttaaaaatagtaaaatgtcatttttggaatctaaactgcttcgaacagaaGAAACCCTTAAGCAGAGGCGGATCCTCCTTGGGCCTTAGGAGGGCCATGGCCATCCCAGAATTTTGGGCTACTAGTGGACCTTTATTAATATTCTATGggctaattttttttttactctATTGAGCCATCCTAAAATTAATTTGTGCAGATTTTACTTTACAAATCAACCTAGAAATCTTAATCTTCAAAACAACTGTACGTATTCTCTAAGCTTCCATCGGACTCCGACTTATTTCTCGAAATTAATCCATCGTTCTCCTAGTCAATTATGGCATTTAatcaggtattattattattattattattattattattattagtagtagtagtagtagtagtagtagtagtagtagtagtagtagtagtattttgTGTATTTAATGCTACTGtatgttatattttatataaattagtcATTAATAATGTGTTAAGAAGAGACGACAATGGTCAATGGTGTATTAAATTCTTGAATTTGAAGGTTATGGATTATGATaagataatagtattaatgatactaATGGGTAGTTAATGAATATTTGAACTTCCATGATTAATTTTAAATGAACTAATGAAACCCTTGTAAATTTGTGTGATATAAACTCCGAATCTTAGTCGAATTGTTTGAGATTTGAGAAAATTTCTTTGAGATTGAATATTAAATACACACAGTACACTATACTAAACGTTGAGATTTGAGAAAATATGTTTATgaatattattttatttatgaaGTTTGGGACTAAGGAGAAATACTAACAGTACACTATATGTCTATATTTATCTTTGTTCTCATGAGTAATTATGGACAAACAGAAGCCTATTACTTCATTTTTCAAGATAAGGATTAATGATACCACAAACACTAGTTGTCCAGCTAATGATCTTCAAAATAATAAACGTTGCAAACCATCAACAAATGAGAATGAGCAACAACAAAATAAACCAGAGCCACCTATTTTTGAAGCTTCAAGACAAAATCAAAGCTAAAAATATTCTGTGAGAAGCACGAAGTAGATATTCCTGATTTGAGCGCTTTATACAAGTCTGGTCGATATTGCCGTCGTCAATAAGATAATCAAGTTTCTTTTGAACATTATTATCGAGTAGACGTCTTCACTAGCACACTTGACAAACAGTTGTTAGAGCTGAATAATAGATTTAATGATCAAGCTATGGAGTTATTAACTCTTAGCTCCACTTTAGTTCCCAGAAAAAAATCGAAAGTGTTAAATATTGATCATCTTTGTTCTCTTGTTGAGAAATACTATCCTGCAGATTTTACAGAGCAAGAGAGGACCCGGTTGAAATCTGAGATGGAGTTGTTCAATATTGAGATGCAAAATAACTCAAAGCTTAGTGGTGCATCAACTCTTGTTGAAGTATGTAGAGGTCTTGAGAAAACTGAGAAACATGAGAACTATAATATGCTAGACAAGTTGATTCGACTGATCTTAACGCTTCCTGTTTCGACTGCCACAACCGAGAGAGCATTTTCTGGGATGAAATTATGCAAGACCCGGCATAGCAATAAGATGTCTGATGACTTTCTT comes from Rutidosis leptorrhynchoides isolate AG116_Rl617_1_P2 chromosome 4, CSIRO_AGI_Rlap_v1, whole genome shotgun sequence and encodes:
- the LOC139841378 gene encoding uncharacterized protein; this translates as MELLTLSSTLVPRKKSKVLNIDHLCSLVEKYYPADFTEQERTRLKSEMELFNIEMQNNSKLSGASTLVEVCRGLEKTEKHENYNMLDKLIRLILTLPVSTATTERAFSGMKLCKTRHSNKMSDDFLADNLLVYIEREIAEKFDSDSIIDDFKMLKGRRAEL